The nucleotide window TGATGCTGCCCTGCTCTTCAACGGCTTCCTGATTCTGGGCGTACTGGCCCAGTTCGGCACGGCCCTTACCCTGCCCGGTATTGCTGGTCTGGTGCTGACCTTCGGCATGGCCGTAGACGCCAACGTACTGATCTTCGAGCGTATCCGCGAAGAACTGGACCATGGCCTGACCGTAAAAGACGCCATCAACAAAGGCTACGCCCGCGCTTTCTCGGCCATCTTCGACTCCAACGTAACGACGATGCTGATTGCCGTTATCCTGGGCTTCTTCGGCACGGGTCCGGTTCAGAACTTCGCCATCACCCTGGGTATCGGCGTACTGACCTCCTTCCTGTCGGCCGTATTCGTGTCGCGCCTCATCATTGAGTGGCTCACCAAAGACAAGGAAACCAGCAGCATCACCTTCAGCACGCCTATTTCGCGTCACCTGTTCAAGGGCTGAACTTCGACATCGTGGGCAAGCGCAAGATTGCCTATGCCGTTTCGACCATCTTCATCATCATCGGCTTCGTGCTGATGGCCGTGCAGGGTGGCCCCAACCTGGGGGTTGACTTCCGCGGTGGCCGCAGCTACGTGGTTGATTTCAACAAGGCTGAAGTTGCTTCCGACATCAAAGAATCGTTGGCCGATGACTTCCAGGGTGCTGGTACGGAGGTAAAAACCTTTGGCTCGCCGACCCGCCTGCGCATCACCACCGGCTACCTGGCCGAGGATGAAAGCACCGCTGCCGACGAGAAAGTGCAGAACGCGCTGCTGGCTGGCCTGAAGCAATACGGCGCCGACAATCCGCAGATCAAGAGCACCTCGAAAGTAGGCGCTACCATTGCCGACGACATCAAGAAGACTTCGGTACTGAGCCTGGGCCTGACCCTGCTGGGTATCTTCGTCTACGTATTGTTCCGCTTCGAAAAGTGGCAGTACTCGATGGCGGCCGTAGTGGCCCTGTTCCACGACGCCCTGCTGGTTATTGCTGCCTACCCCATTGCCCGTCTGTTCGGTTTGAACTACGAAATGGACCAGATCTTCGTGGCCGCCGTGCTGACCATCATCGGCTTCTCGATGAACGACACCGTGGTTATCTACGACCGGATCCGGGAATACCTGCGCGAGAATCCGCACCTGACGTTTGCCCAGGTAGTAAACCCGGCCCTGAACAGCACGTTCTCCCGCACGATGATTACGTTTACCACCGTATTCCTGGTAGTAATCGTACTCTACATCTTCGGTGGTGAGACGCTGCGTTCGTTCTCCTTCGCCATGATCGTGGGTATTATCTTCGGTACGTACTCGTCGCTGTTTATCGCTACGCCGATTATCCTCGACACTTACGGCCGCAAGGAAGCCCGCGAGCGTGGCACGACCACTTCGACGGTCATCACCGACGCCGACGCTCCCAAGCTATCGACCACAGTTCAATAAAGAAGTACGGGTTGACCCGCTTCACTGGGTTAATTCGATTTCATAGCCGAACAAAAAAGCCTGACCATGCCGGTCAGGCTTTTTTGTTGCCGTTTTAGTAGCTGCTGCCCAGCCATTTTATTAAATTTTATAAACTGAGGCAACCATTCTTCGCCGCCCTCCGAGTCGTTGGATATATCCCCCGCCGCCGTGCCCCAACCTGACCACGACCCCGAGATGCTTGTTGCCCTACTGGCTGGCTGCCAGCGGGCGGAGCGCGACGCGCAGCGGCGGCTGTATGGGCTGTACTATAACTTTGCCATGAGTATCTGCCTGCGCTACACCCGCACCCGCGACGCGGCCATGGAGGCTGTCAACGACGGGTTCCTGAAGGTGTTCCGCGACGTGAGCCGTTTCGACGTGGCCCGCCACGAAGTCAGCGGCTCGTTTCGGGGCTGGCTCAAGCGCATCATGATTCACACGGCCATCGACCATTACCGCAGTCAGGAAAAGCATCAGCACCAGCAGGAGCTCAATGACGTGGCTTTTGCCGAAGCCGACACCGGCCATTCCGCTCTCGATACCCTTTCCTATGATGAGCTGCTGCACCTGATTCAGCAGCTTTCCCCGGCTTACCGCACGGTTTTCAACCTTTACGTCATCGACGGTTTTACCCACGAAGAAGTAAGCACCCAGCTGGGCATCTCAGTGGGAGCTTCGAAATCCAACCTGTCCAAGGCGCGTGCCCACCTAAAGCACCTTCTTAAACAAACCAACCACCATGCGTACGCCGGATATGTCGGATGAGGAACTCGACGCGCTGTTTCAGCGAAGTGCCGAGAACTATCCCGACGAACATAACCTCAGCGCCTGGCTGCAGATGGAGCGGAAGCTGGACGAAGCCGCCGCCGGGCAGCTCGTGCGCCAGAAGGTGGTACGCATCTTCGCGTTGGAAACCGTGGTGCTACTGCTAGCCCTACTGGGCTGGCTGAGCTATTCTAACTATTCGCAACAACCCCAGGCCGGAAAGGCAGCCAGACAAACTCCTGCCTCAATAGCGGCAACTCCAGGCGCTACGCCGACTATCCTTTCCAAGCCAGAATCAACTACTCCGGCCCAGGGCGTTGCGGCTCGTCGGCAACCGGCTGCTACCCTGGCTGCCGTGGCCCTGCCGAGCCTTTCAGGACCAGAAGCTACTCCAGCAGTTTCGTCACCCGCGCCAGTTGAAGCCGCGCTGCCGAATACAGCCCCCGGGCGGACTACCCGGCCAGCTCGGAGTTCTTTCCGCCTGCCAATAGCGGTAGTACCAACTCGGAAGCCGAATCCGGCTTTTCAGACCATGGCTACGGCTTACCCAACAGAATCAGTGGTGGCGGCTGGCCCGAGTGCTGGAAGGTCGGTTGCCCACCCGGCGGCACTCACGCCGGCGGCGCCTGAGCGTTCAACTCAAGTTCCGGCGGGTTTGCCGGCGGCTGAGCTGCCGGTAGCCCCTACCTTCACGCCCCGCCCAGAGGCTCCAGTGCCCGCGTCCGTAACGCCCGACGCCGACAAGACGGTGGCCTCCGCTCCGGTGGCTTCTGAAACAGCTGTTGCAGCAGCTTTGCAGCCGGGTGGTGAGCCCCTACCCGACAGCCCTTCAGGAGCCACCCCGCCACCCGCTGACTCGGCCGCTACTGCTGCTTCGGTAGCAGCAGGGCCCACTACCCCGCTGCCCGCGCCGGCCCCGGCGGACTCTGTGAATAACCAAAAGCCCAAACAGCCGGCCCGCACGAAGCCGGCTTACCGCCTCAGTATTGGCGGACTGTATGCCCCGGAGCTAAGCACTGTGGGCTGGACCACAACCACTTCCCCCGGCAGCAACCTGGGCATTGTGGTGGAGTACCGCTTCACCAACCGGCTCCGGCTCAATGTGGCGGCCATTCGCTCCGTGAAACGCTACGTAGCCCGCGGCAGTGACTACACCGTGCCCGCTGGCACCTGGGACGCCAACTATACCATCGACCAAGTGGGAGCCGTGTGCCGCATTACTGATTTGCCCATCAACCTGCGCTACGACGTGCTCAATCGTGAGAATATGGCCGTGTTTGTATCGGCTGGGCTCACCTCCCTGCTGATGCGCGACGAGCAGTATGCCTACGACTACGAGTACTATGGGAAGTACTACACCCGCGACTGGAACATCAGCAAAGGCTCCAACCACTTCTTGAGCGTGGTCAACCTCTCGGCGGGCTATGAGCGGAGCCTGGCCAACCGCTGGTCGGTGCAGGGGGAGCCGTTTGTGAAGGTGCCATTGGGCGGCGTAGGCTTCGGCAAAGTAAAGCTCAGCAGCGCCGGCGTGTTTTTCAGCCTTAAATACCACCTGCTCCCGACCCGCTAGCCGGGTCCTGACCGCGCCCCGCGCCGGTTTTGTCTGCCACCATTTCCTGCTTTATATGCTACGCCCAGTACTTTTTCTGGTTGGCGGACTGGCTATGCTCAGCAGTTGCGCCTACGACAACGCGGAGGAGCTTTTTGCCGCGCAGCCCACGGTGCAGTGCGACGTTACGAGCACCACCTACAGCGCCACCATTTCGCCCATCCTGGACCAAAGCTGCCGCAACTGCCACAGCGCCCGGTTTCCGAGCGGCAACGTGAACCTGGAAGGCTACGCCCAGGCCAAGCGCTACGCCGACAACGGTATGCTGGTGGGCGTCACGAGCCACGCCCCCGGCTTCGACCCTATGCCCCTGGGAATGCCCAAGCTTTCGGACTGCGACGTGGCCCGCATCAAGCAGTGGGTGGAAAACAAAGCCCCCAATAACTAAGCCTGCCCTGCTATGAAAACGCTGTTATTACTCGGGCTCTGCCTGCTGCTGCCGCCCGCCGCCCAGGCCCAGAGCAAATACTCGACCCAGGACGGAATGATCCGCTTTTTCTCCGGCACGCCCCTGGAAGACATAGAGGGCCGTAGCACCCAGGCGGCCGGCGTACTGGACCTGAACACGGGCAAAGTGGCCTTTAGTGTGCCTATGAAGTCGTTCATTTTCAAGCGGACCCTGATGCAGGAGCACTTCAATGAAAACTACGTGGAATCGGACAAGTACCCAAAGGCCACATTTGTGGGCCGGATTGCGGGCTTTCAGGCCGGGCAGCTACCGGCGGCCGGCCCCGGCCGGTGCAGGTAGAAGGCGACCTGACTATTCACGGGGTGAAGCGCCGGGTGAAAGTGCCGGGTACGCTGGAGCTGAAAAACAACCGCCTGCTGGTAACCTCCAAGTTTGCGGTGGCCCCAGCCGACTACAATATCGAAATTCCGGCCCTGGTCCGCGACAATATTGCCAAGAGCATGGAAGTCACCCTGGCCTTCAGCTGCGACCCAGCGCCCACGTCCCAAACCGCCGTTGCCCGATGAGCCTACTTCGCCCTTTCCCGTTGCGGCAACTGCTCGGCAGCTTGCTATTCGTATTGCTCGGCGCTTTGCCAGTCTTGGCCCAGGACGACGACCTGCTGCAGGAGCTGGAAGCTAAGGCCGCCGACAGCACCCGCTCCCGCGTACCCGACTTCACTCTGGCTACCTTCAAGGGCACCCACATCATCAACTCCCAGTCGGTGGAGACGCCGGGGAAGGCACGCTGCTATTCCTGATTCAGCACCGCTTCGGGACGCTCAACAGCGGGGCCTATAACTTCTTCGGCCTCGACCAGGCCGTGCTGCGCCTAAGCTTCGAGTACGGCCTCACCGACCGGCTGGCTCTGGGTGTGGGCCGCAGCTCCCAGGAAAAAACCTTCGACGGCTTCGTCAAATACAAGGCCCTGCGGCAAAGCACCGGCACCCACGCCATGCCGGTTTCGCTGACGCTGCTAGCCACGTCGGCCCTTACCTCGCTGAAATTCGCGGAGCCTGAGCGCACCGACAAAACCCGACTGACCTACACCTACCAGGCCCTGATTGCGCGCAAGTTCAGTTCGTCGTTGTCGGTGCAGCTTATGCCCACGCTGGTGCACCGCAACTTCGTGGACACCAAGCGGGACCAAAACGACGTGTACGCCCTGGGCGCGGCCGTGCGGCAGAAGCTCACCAAGCGCCTGGCTCTCACGGCCGACTACTTCTACTTGCTGCCCGGCTCCACCGCCGATGCTATGCGCAACGCCCTGGGTGTAGGCGTCGATATCGAAACCGGCGGCCACGTGTTTCAGCTGCACTTCACCAATGCCCAGGGCATGCAGGAAAGCTTGTTTGTACCCCGCACTACCGGCAACTTCTTCGACGGCGACATCTACTTCGGCTTCAATGTGAGCCGGGCCTTTACCGTCAAAAGCCGGTAGGTGGTGAGGTCCAGTCTGGTTGTAATGGAATAAAATTAATTTCGATTATAAGCAGTCGATTACTGCCAGCGTGGTTGTAATGGAATTTATTTTTTACTGATTACAACCACACGCAGCCCTAGGCAGCACACCACAAAAAAAGCCCGGCTACTGCTAGCCGGGCTTTTCTATATCAATGCGGGGAGTACTTACACCGTAATGCCTTCGGCTACGACTTCGGTTACTTCGGGCACCATGCGCTTGAGCAGGTTTTCGATGCCCGACTTCAGCGTAACGGTGGCCGAGGGGCAGCCCGAGCACGAGCCCTGCAGGTTTACGGTCACCACGCCCTTGTTGTAGGAGCGGAAGGTGATGTTGCCGCCATCCTGCTCTACAGCTGGGCGCACGTAGTTTTCGAGCAGGTCAATTACTTTTTGGCTGATCTGCTGATCCTGCTCGGAGGCGTCGCCGGTGGCTACGGCCTCGTGGGCAGCTTTCTGCTCGGCCACGGGGTCCACGGTGAAGATGGGTCCGCCGGCTTCTACGTACGACTTGAGGAAAGTGCGCAGCTCGGGAATCAGGTGGGTCCAGGTCAGGTCCGAGGCCTTGGTGATGGTCACGAAGTTGGCCGCAATAAACACCCGGCTCACGTAGTCGAA belongs to Hymenobacter cellulosilyticus and includes:
- the secF gene encoding protein translocase subunit SecF, producing MGKRKIAYAVSTIFIIIGFVLMAVQGGPNLGVDFRGGRSYVVDFNKAEVASDIKESLADDFQGAGTEVKTFGSPTRLRITTGYLAEDESTAADEKVQNALLAGLKQYGADNPQIKSTSKVGATIADDIKKTSVLSLGLTLLGIFVYVLFRFEKWQYSMAAVVALFHDALLVIAAYPIARLFGLNYEMDQIFVAAVLTIIGFSMNDTVVIYDRIREYLRENPHLTFAQVVNPALNSTFSRTMITFTTVFLVVIVLYIFGGETLRSFSFAMIVGIIFGTYSSLFIATPIILDTYGRKEARERGTTTSTVITDADAPKLSTTVQ
- a CDS encoding RNA polymerase sigma factor; this translates as MPQPDHDPEMLVALLAGCQRAERDAQRRLYGLYYNFAMSICLRYTRTRDAAMEAVNDGFLKVFRDVSRFDVARHEVSGSFRGWLKRIMIHTAIDHYRSQEKHQHQQELNDVAFAEADTGHSALDTLSYDELLHLIQQLSPAYRTVFNLYVIDGFTHEEVSTQLGISVGASKSNLSKARAHLKHLLKQTNHHAYAGYVG
- a CDS encoding YceI family protein; protein product: MKTLLLLGLCLLLPPAAQAQSKYSTQDGMIRFFSGTPLEDIEGRSTQAAGVLDLNTGKVAFSVPMKSFIFKRTLMQEHFNENYVESDKYPKATFVGRIAGFQAGQLPAAGPGRCR
- a CDS encoding YceI family protein, which gives rise to MQVEGDLTIHGVKRRVKVPGTLELKNNRLLVTSKFAVAPADYNIEIPALVRDNIAKSMEVTLAFSCDPAPTSQTAVAR
- a CDS encoding DUF5777 family beta-barrel protein — its product is MQHRFGTLNSGAYNFFGLDQAVLRLSFEYGLTDRLALGVGRSSQEKTFDGFVKYKALRQSTGTHAMPVSLTLLATSALTSLKFAEPERTDKTRLTYTYQALIARKFSSSLSVQLMPTLVHRNFVDTKRDQNDVYALGAAVRQKLTKRLALTADYFYLLPGSTADAMRNALGVGVDIETGGHVFQLHFTNAQGMQESLFVPRTTGNFFDGDIYFGFNVSRAFTVKSR